Proteins from a single region of Candidatus Krumholzibacteriia bacterium:
- a CDS encoding ATP-binding cassette domain-containing protein, which yields MISTENLTKIFKDRKRGKRGLLASSLRPARSGDIRAVDGVSFTCKPGAIYALLGANGAGKTTTLRILATILTPTAGTAVVAGHDIRSAPEQVRRSVGFLSTATALYGRLTAREMVEYFGRLNGLEGGVLRSRVDELFALLDVADFADRKCDKLSTGQKQKVSIARTLVHDPAVIILDEPTLGLDVRAARTIVDFIRDCRRRGKTVLFSTHVMSEVEKLADMVGIIHQGKLLAEGSVEELRSRSGSHDLEDVFIQLLEASETAPALEARR from the coding sequence ATGATCAGCACCGAGAACCTGACCAAGATCTTCAAGGACCGCAAGCGTGGCAAGCGCGGCCTTCTCGCTTCCTCCCTGCGCCCGGCGCGCTCGGGCGACATCCGCGCCGTGGACGGCGTGAGCTTCACCTGCAAGCCCGGCGCTATCTACGCCCTCCTCGGCGCCAACGGCGCCGGCAAGACGACCACCCTCCGCATCCTCGCCACCATCCTGACGCCGACGGCGGGAACCGCCGTGGTGGCCGGTCACGACATCCGCTCCGCGCCCGAGCAGGTGCGCCGCAGCGTCGGTTTTCTCTCCACCGCCACCGCTCTCTACGGCAGGCTCACGGCGCGGGAGATGGTGGAATACTTCGGACGCCTGAACGGGTTGGAGGGTGGCGTCCTCCGCAGCCGGGTGGACGAGCTCTTCGCTCTCCTCGACGTCGCCGACTTCGCCGACCGCAAGTGCGACAAGCTCTCTACCGGGCAGAAACAGAAGGTGTCCATCGCCCGCACACTGGTGCACGATCCAGCCGTGATCATCCTCGACGAACCCACCCTCGGCCTCGACGTGCGCGCGGCGCGGACCATCGTGGACTTCATCCGCGACTGCCGCCGGCGCGGCAAGACCGTCCTCTTCTCCACCCACGTGATGAGCGAGGTGGAGAAGTTGGCGGACATGGTCGGCATCATCCACCAGGGCAAGCTTCTCGCCGAGGGCAGCGTCGAGGAGCTGCGCAGCCGGAGCGGCTCGCACGACCTGGAAGACGTCTTCATCCAGCTCCTGGAAGCGTCCGAAACCGCCCCGGCGCTGGAGGCGCGGCGATGA
- a CDS encoding geranylgeranyl reductase family protein, translated as MEQPSAAAVFDAIVVGAGPAGCNAAARLAAAGARVLLLEKEKLPRYKTCGGAVVARAAKYGELPAPPVVQRALPATTLHLLTAGLHFEVQRPEPFLFMTMRAAVDAWWCDRARAAGAEVRDACSVQGLVQERESVEVQTPSGRLRARWVLGADGARSRVARWAGWEADVPAVPALEWEVPVREETLRRFAGAARFDFEVVPAGYAWVFPKGEHLSVGVLSTRRGAQDLNGVLQHYMERLGIEPSGTVQRHGALLPVAPRPGGAALGRVLLCGDAAGFADPVTGEGISYALQSGALAAAAVLAGAPEPSRVRSHYRRALEQEILGELRWARRLGKILERPALRTALFRRAGEPLCEAMVDVVSGRRSYHLSLYSPAHLGKLLRLLRS; from the coding sequence ATGGAGCAGCCTTCGGCAGCTGCAGTGTTCGATGCGATCGTGGTCGGCGCGGGTCCGGCGGGCTGCAACGCCGCGGCCCGTCTGGCGGCTGCGGGTGCCCGGGTGCTGCTCCTGGAGAAAGAGAAGCTGCCGCGCTACAAGACCTGCGGCGGCGCGGTGGTCGCGCGCGCCGCGAAGTATGGCGAGCTGCCTGCACCACCGGTCGTGCAACGGGCGCTGCCTGCGACGACGTTGCACCTCCTGACCGCGGGGTTGCATTTCGAGGTGCAGCGACCCGAGCCGTTCCTCTTCATGACCATGCGCGCGGCTGTGGATGCCTGGTGGTGCGATCGGGCTCGCGCCGCCGGCGCCGAGGTGCGCGACGCTTGTTCCGTGCAGGGCCTCGTGCAGGAGCGTGAAAGCGTCGAGGTGCAAACGCCCTCGGGGCGACTGCGGGCGCGCTGGGTCCTCGGCGCGGACGGTGCCAGGAGCCGAGTGGCGCGCTGGGCCGGTTGGGAAGCGGACGTGCCGGCGGTGCCCGCCCTGGAGTGGGAAGTACCGGTGCGCGAGGAAACGCTCCGCCGCTTCGCCGGAGCCGCGCGCTTCGACTTCGAGGTCGTGCCAGCGGGGTACGCCTGGGTGTTTCCCAAGGGCGAACATCTTTCCGTCGGTGTCCTCAGCACCCGGCGCGGGGCACAGGACCTGAACGGCGTGCTGCAACATTACATGGAGCGACTTGGCATCGAACCGAGCGGCACGGTGCAGCGTCACGGCGCGCTGCTTCCGGTGGCGCCGCGGCCCGGAGGCGCGGCGCTCGGGCGCGTGCTCCTCTGCGGCGACGCGGCGGGATTCGCCGACCCGGTCACGGGCGAAGGGATCTCCTACGCGCTGCAGAGTGGTGCGCTGGCGGCCGCGGCGGTGCTCGCCGGCGCCCCGGAGCCGAGCCGGGTGCGCTCCCACTATCGCCGTGCACTGGAACAGGAGATTCTGGGCGAGCTGCGCTGGGCGCGGCGTCTCGGCAAGATCCTCGAGCGTCCGGCGCTGCGCACGGCTCTCTTCCGGCGCGCGGGTGAGCCGCTCTGCGAGGCCATGGTGGACGTCGTGAGCGGCCGGCGGAGCTACCACCTGTCGCTCTACTCGCCCGCGCATCTCGGCAAGCTGTTGCGCTTGCTGCGGAGCTGA
- a CDS encoding XdhC family protein: MGMFEDITAARQRGESVVLCTVVRTHGSVPRHAGAKMLVFADGTFSGTIGGGEMEARVLQAATEALQQRTPRLVSYALHNPSAGDPGVCGGEVEIFMDPLTSRPTLLVVGAGHVGRALAHLGGWLGFRVVLADDRAEQCTPEATPGADEYLCAPMAALPQRLRFDADTWVVMPTRGMPLDVEGLPHLLDQPCAYLGVIGSRRRWLTARRALEARGIPREKLDRVRSPMGLELNAETPEEIALSILGEIVMLRNGGSGTPMQGLPDGDEAQ; encoded by the coding sequence ATGGGGATGTTCGAAGACATCACGGCGGCGCGGCAGCGCGGGGAGTCGGTCGTGCTTTGCACCGTCGTCCGCACCCATGGTTCCGTGCCGCGTCATGCCGGTGCCAAGATGCTCGTGTTCGCCGACGGCACCTTTTCCGGCACCATCGGCGGCGGCGAGATGGAAGCGCGGGTGCTGCAGGCGGCAACCGAGGCGTTGCAGCAGCGCACTCCGCGCCTGGTGAGCTACGCCCTGCACAATCCGAGCGCCGGCGACCCCGGCGTCTGCGGCGGGGAGGTCGAGATCTTCATGGATCCGCTCACGAGCCGGCCAACGCTCCTCGTCGTCGGCGCCGGCCACGTAGGGAGGGCGCTCGCGCATCTCGGCGGCTGGCTCGGTTTCCGTGTCGTCCTGGCGGACGACAGGGCGGAGCAGTGCACGCCGGAGGCGACCCCAGGCGCCGACGAGTACCTCTGCGCGCCGATGGCGGCACTGCCGCAGCGTCTGCGCTTCGACGCCGATACCTGGGTCGTCATGCCCACGCGCGGCATGCCGTTGGACGTCGAGGGATTGCCGCACCTCCTGGACCAACCTTGCGCTTATCTCGGCGTCATCGGCTCACGCCGGCGCTGGCTCACCGCGCGCCGCGCGCTCGAGGCGCGCGGGATCCCACGAGAGAAGCTCGACCGCGTCCGCTCGCCCATGGGTCTCGAACTGAATGCCGAAACCCCGGAAGAGATCGCCCTCAGCATCCTCGGCGAGATCGTGATGCTGCGGAACGGTGGTTCGGGCACACCGATGCAGGGTCTGCCGGACGGCGACGAGGCCCAGTGA
- the thiD gene encoding bifunctional hydroxymethylpyrimidine kinase/phosphomethylpyrimidine kinase translates to MRVILSIAGSDSSGGAGIQADLKAIAACGGYGATVITAITAQNTRGVRAAQELATDLIEAQLRAVFEDLPVAAVKTGMLSSAAVVGTVARELRRIGPLPFVLDPVMIAKSGHALLAADAVDTLRSELLPLATLVTPNRHEAEALAGIPVRDAEGAAAAGRILLDGGCKAVLVKGGHLEGPTAMDVLITPEAVEVFEGPRLQTRHTHGTGCTLAAAIATYLGKGYDLVGAVRVAKRFVTEAIRGGIAIGSGQGPTDPFFYLRGGNTDSWVRELGWHDPELPAREVKEQ, encoded by the coding sequence TTGCGCGTCATTCTCAGCATCGCCGGCTCCGACTCGAGCGGTGGCGCCGGCATCCAGGCCGACCTGAAGGCGATCGCCGCCTGCGGTGGCTACGGCGCCACCGTGATCACCGCGATCACGGCGCAGAACACCCGCGGCGTGCGCGCCGCCCAGGAGCTGGCGACGGATCTGATCGAGGCGCAGTTGCGCGCCGTCTTCGAGGACCTGCCGGTGGCGGCGGTGAAGACAGGGATGCTCTCCAGTGCGGCGGTGGTCGGCACCGTCGCCCGGGAGTTGCGCCGTATCGGGCCGCTTCCCTTCGTCCTCGATCCGGTGATGATCGCGAAGAGCGGTCATGCCTTGTTGGCGGCAGACGCAGTCGACACTCTACGCAGCGAGCTCCTGCCGCTCGCCACGCTGGTGACGCCGAATCGGCACGAGGCGGAAGCCCTGGCCGGGATCCCAGTGCGAGACGCGGAAGGAGCCGCAGCCGCCGGGCGGATCCTCCTCGACGGCGGTTGCAAGGCGGTTCTCGTCAAGGGCGGTCACCTGGAAGGGCCGACAGCGATGGACGTGCTGATCACGCCGGAGGCGGTCGAGGTTTTCGAAGGACCGCGGTTGCAGACACGCCACACGCACGGGACCGGGTGCACGCTTGCCGCTGCCATCGCCACCTACCTCGGCAAGGGCTACGACCTGGTGGGTGCCGTGCGGGTGGCGAAGCGGTTCGTGACCGAAGCGATCCGCGGCGGAATCGCCATCGGGAGCGGCCAAGGGCCGACGGACCCATTCTTCTACCTGCGCGGTGGAAACACCGACAGCTGGGTGCGGGAGCTGGGATGGCACGATCCCGAGCTCCCAGCGCGAGAGGTGAAGGAGCAGTGA
- the thiE gene encoding thiamine phosphate synthase gives MSEENKESLSARRPLGRLHILTDEVLQSRWSHLDLARLAADGGADVVQYRDKRSLPADQRVLVARALRRALPVGVQLVVNDHAEVALAVGADGVHLGRDDLSPDRARRLLGPRFLIGGTANSLEEARRSFALNLDYLGVGPVFGTRSKAQAPPALGLEALGRIAGESPLPVIAIGGITPENLEAVLEAGAWGVAVLSGVTCSDEPLAATARYRAALERSLERGRVRS, from the coding sequence GTGAGCGAAGAAAACAAGGAGAGTCTCTCGGCGCGCCGCCCGCTCGGGCGCCTGCACATCCTCACCGACGAGGTCCTGCAGAGCCGGTGGAGCCATCTCGATCTGGCGCGCCTGGCCGCGGATGGCGGCGCCGACGTGGTGCAGTATCGCGACAAGCGTTCCTTGCCGGCAGATCAGCGTGTCCTCGTGGCTCGCGCGCTGCGCCGGGCGTTGCCCGTGGGCGTGCAGCTCGTGGTGAACGACCACGCCGAGGTGGCACTTGCCGTCGGCGCCGACGGCGTGCACCTGGGTCGAGACGACCTTTCTCCCGACCGCGCTCGCCGCCTGCTGGGCCCGCGGTTCCTCATCGGCGGCACGGCGAACAGCCTCGAGGAAGCGCGCCGGAGCTTCGCGCTGAACCTCGACTACCTCGGCGTCGGCCCGGTGTTCGGCACGCGCTCCAAGGCGCAAGCGCCGCCAGCTCTCGGACTCGAGGCGCTCGGGCGCATCGCCGGCGAATCGCCGCTCCCGGTCATCGCCATCGGCGGGATCACTCCGGAGAACCTGGAGGCCGTTCTGGAAGCTGGCGCTTGGGGTGTGGCCGTGCTCTCCGGCGTCACCTGCAGCGACGAGCCTCTGGCGGCCACCGCTCGCTACCGCGCTGCCCTGGAGCGATCCTTGGAACGAGGACGGGTGCGGTCATGA